The Niallia alba genome includes a window with the following:
- a CDS encoding histidine phosphatase family protein yields MEKELRLYFIRHGETQYNIERRMQGFCDSPLTENGILQAKSVGAGLVDVPFEAAYASDSQRVLDTAKFALGTRNIKITKDARLKEMNFGMLEAMLQTDIITEHGDILERLFSFKDVESKVQDGESFTELLNRTNAAVADIIAAHRDTGGNIAVFSHGVTIGYLMKSLLNTDGFPHHDNCCVSVILVKDGQIMVEKVADASFRDSGKLTLSMEN; encoded by the coding sequence ATGGAAAAGGAATTAAGGTTATATTTTATTAGACATGGAGAGACCCAATATAATATCGAGAGAAGAATGCAAGGGTTTTGTGATTCCCCGTTAACAGAAAATGGGATATTACAAGCGAAATCTGTAGGCGCTGGTTTAGTAGATGTTCCTTTTGAGGCTGCTTATGCGAGTGATAGTCAGAGAGTATTAGACACTGCTAAATTTGCTTTAGGTACTAGGAATATCAAAATAACAAAAGATGCTAGATTGAAAGAAATGAATTTTGGTATGTTGGAAGCAATGCTACAGACAGATATTATTACAGAGCATGGAGATATTCTTGAGAGACTATTTTCTTTTAAAGATGTGGAAAGTAAAGTGCAAGATGGCGAATCATTTACTGAATTATTAAATAGAACAAACGCTGCTGTTGCTGATATTATAGCTGCCCACAGAGATACCGGCGGAAACATAGCAGTCTTTTCTCATGGAGTAACTATTGGCTATTTAATGAAATCCCTTTTAAACACGGACGGATTTCCACACCATGACAATTGCTGTGTATCCGTTATTCTTGTAAAAGATGGTCAAATAATGGTGGAAAAAGTAGCGGATGCCTCTTTCCGTGACAGTGGAAAGTTAACTTTGAGCATGGAAAACTAA